The genomic stretch CCTTGATAATGTTTCTCAATTTTCTCCGCAACAGAGTCCAGAAAACCAATTATAAGTGATCTGAACTGAACTACAACCCTAAATGAACTCATTAACCAAGCCTCAAATTTACTATCTCTGTGGTAGTATATCTGAAGAAAGAATTCTTTTTTTACTGCATATGAAATTAGCAGAGAGCTCACGGAAAATTAAGTTACAAGATGATGAGAACACATCGAGTAAAAAATATCAGGGAGCAATTAAGCTCGCCGGAGAACACATACCGCTGCTGGGATGGGGACTCCGAATTCCGTCGCCCCTTGCTCGTCGCCGCTGGAGCCGCTGTACTCCGTATCCACGTCGGTGTCGAAATTCTGGGAGGTAGAGCCTTCCGATGAAGCCGCCGCATCCGCCTCCGCCTCTTCGATGCCTTCCAAACTGGCCGGCCCGGTCACGCCCGCCTCCACGGTACCGCGAGCCCGCACACCGAGCTCAACTTCATTGCCACAATTCGCAGGCCCGGGTTCGTCCGCGGCAACCGCCCTTCCGCCAGCCAACCCTGCTTCTGCCTCAACACCGACAATCAAACTGATGGCCTGCTCGGGCGCCTCCACCGGTCCGGCGTCCGACGAGGCCAACGAAATTTCACTGCCCGCAGCTGCCATATACGGATTTGGCTCGTCGACCGGCGCCGGGTCGCCCAATAATATTGCGCCGGCGACGCCCAGCTGCGGCGAGGCCGAGGCATCTGAACGCCCAGGGTCAGTACAGGCCTCCTCCGGCTGTGGTTCTTCCGCAGGCGGGTGCCCGAAGTGGAACACGATGCTCCCGTCCGCCAGTTCTGCGTCCACGTTATAGGGGGCGAAAGCGACCAAATTAGCCGGAGAAGGGGACGAAGACCAAGGGGCGCCGAAAGAGAGGGCGCTATTACTTACGGGTGGTGGAGTGGAGCTCGGGGACGGCGCGGCGGGGCGATGCAATGGCCGCGGTGGCGGCCTGGGAATAGGACGGGCTCCGGCGAGCCGAcatgggcagcggcggcggtggtgggggcTTCGGGGAGAGCTTGCAGGGACGCAGGTCCAGCAAGCCCCCCACCAGGGGCAGCTCCGCCATGCCTCGCCTTGTATAGAGAGAGACAGAGGGGGGATTTGAACTCAAGAGTGAGGGGCCAAGGTTTGGAGCTGCGTAGATTAGCTTCGGTCCTGAAGCCGGAGCATGCCGTTCTGCTCACTCTGAAGCTGCCTTCAGTTTGCGATTCTCTAGCGGAAAGGGAACGTGCGAGAGAAATGCATGTGTTAAACTTAGGGCAtctcccgacgcaaacggacgctgagcgaccgttttcgtccgccgtgaccggaaatgcgtcgggggcctgttccagcggggcgacgcaaagtgaccgggtcgtccgcggagacgcaaacctggcccaaatatgcgcctcggatgcgtctccgcggacgtccggaaacgtccgctcgtgTCCGGCGGACGTTTCGGCGGCCCGCCCGgcggcgaccctgcgtcgatgcgtcttctcaaacgcgccggcCGACTGCAAAgttgcgtcgcttcggcactctgcgccacgttaatggcgacgatgcctcggctgccgagcggccgcccacctccgccaaccaggtTAATGGCGAcgtcacgcgtcccgcggccaccgcatgccgccggcctatataaatggggcgcgcgttcttcttcctcatccagatctccaaagaaaccctagccgccacaaagctcgaccgtagcgccgcctaggtgttcctgcgacgcagccaagcccgcgaggaagtccatggccgggcctagtggccggcgaggcggtcgaggccgcggccacgGGCGCCCCGGTGGCCGggcggggccgccgtggtggagcggctacggccccacgctcgccgtcgcctgcgccctcctcgtcctcgcgggAGGAGCGGCCGCTtcaagttcctcctccgcatcgacgacgacccactcgccatcagcGGCTACGGGACAagttcgccggagttcgtcgacgACGTCGAGCCCGGCGCACTTGTAGCTGCCGGAGGCCGGCCGCAACTTCCGCCACTCGGCCGTGGAGGTCTGTTCGACGGGCGGGGCAAGATGtaccgcacacggggtgggataagttcgcccgcgacctcgcgctcgagccggctgccggctcaccttcctctgcgagggggccggcgagatgatcgtcaaggtgttcgacgacacggcctgccgcgagcactaccacaccgacgactccggctccgacaccgatagttagaacgtcgagtgttctttctttgcggcgAATGCGGCTACGGGCCGGACGAAGCCGGTAGTCGAGGTTTCgtgctgttcgcctcatcggtagaaccaacaagggcaccatctcctcccgctggattttccggtttgggtgattgggtgtgccctcgaatgttctttcttggcggcgaacatacggaaatcaacacaactggcttctatttttaaattttttatatttgtgtcgaccatggttcaaactatgtgttagtttgtgtaaaccatgttcctaactatgtgttagtttgtgtaaaatcatgtttcaaaatataatgtaaaattttgaaactatgtttaattgagaaaagggaaaaaaagaagaaaaaaatgcgtcgccccgctggagcagaccccagacgcaaacggacgcgcggataaaaacggtcattttagcgttcgcggcgcgacgcaaacggacgctcgcggacattaaaatgcgtcgcgccgctggagatgcccttaggagaAGGAACTGGCCCAAGAAAGACttttgattcaaaggaatgcTGCAAAAAATTTGCAGGATTTTtagttttagaaaaaaaatatgTATTGTTTGATTCGTGGGATTGAAATTCTTCGAAATGTATTGAATTTTTTTCAATATAATTGCATTGCACTATGTTTTGAAAGAATACTTCTATCCACTCAAATcttatttttttgataaaggacgtTTTATTACTTTAAGCATTACCTCTGGCATGTCCATACCTAGAATGTACACAGCTGTTCAAATGCAGATATTAcatcataaaaataaaaaagactGAGACTCTCTACAAATAATCATGACAAAAATTGTAAGAGCGTCTAAGATGATGGAGGACAAATTCATGgatttgttatcaccaggatttaaccgcggtcaggaggtgggccgcgatcaagatgggcttagaagattatatatggaaaatcgatgaagcggccttgcatggagaatttgggctagttaagcccgtgtatcttagcataatagattgtgtatcgatttagaagttagagtttgtctcgtgcacgggattagtgcacgcccacatttagaaagtcccctggactataaatatgtacctagggtttatggaataaaaaacaactcacgttcaaccccaaaaacaaaccaatctcggcgcatcgccaactccttcgtctcgagggtttctatcgagtagcgacatgctgcctagatcgcatcttgcgatctaggcagcacaagccccacgttgttcatgcgttgctcgtaccgaagcgtttttgatggcgagcaacgtagttatcattagatgtgttagggttagcattgttcttcgtttaagcatgcttacgtagtgcaacccttgcatatctagccgtcctcacgcctatctcaggtgtgggggcggcaccccgcttgatcattatttagtagatctgatccgttacgattgctccttgttctacaaggattagtttaatatccgcaatagtttggccttacaatggggggaggatccaggtggcacgtagggtggcgttcgca from Lolium rigidum isolate FL_2022 chromosome 4, APGP_CSIRO_Lrig_0.1, whole genome shotgun sequence encodes the following:
- the LOC124650101 gene encoding probable protein phosphatase 2C 71 isoform X2, with the translated sequence MAELPLVGGLLDLRPCKLSPKPPPPPPLPMSARRSPSYSQAATAAIASPRRAVPELHSTTQLADGSIVFHFGHPPAEEPQPEEACTDPGRSDASASPQLGVAGAILLGDPAPVDEPNPYMAAAGSEISLASSDAGPVEAPEQAISLIVGVEAEAGLAGGRAVAADEPGPANCGNEVELGVRARGTVEAGVTGPASLEGIEEAEADAAASSEGSTSQNFDTDVDTEYSGSSGDEQGATEFGVPIPAAGEVRNLVDLEKEISEGRTSDRRVPVAKSSLVLMSGAAILPHPSKVATGGEDAYFIAHNGWFGVADGVGQWSFEGINAGLYARELMDGCKKIIMDNEGEAELTPEQVLSKAANEASSPGSSTVLIAHFDGQFLHASNIGDSGFLVNYTIDLEEGDVIITATDGLFDNVYEQEAAAMISRSLQADLKPTDMAEHLAARAHEVGRSGAGRSPFSDAALAVGYLGFSGGKLDDTAVVVSVVRRSEV